DNA sequence from the Teretinema zuelzerae genome:
CGCGCACAGACTGGCGCATATCCTTTCTGTCGAGAAAGGTGCACTGCATGAGCTTCATCCAATCTGAAAGCAGAGGCACCTTGAGAATTTCTATCTTCGAGATAAAAGCCTTGGTTTTATTTACATAGCCGAGAAGTATGGGAATATCGAAATAACCCTGATGGTTTCCGATGAATACGACGGCGGTGTCCCGGGGAATGTGCTCCTCTCCGATCACTTCAACCGTCGAACCGGACAGTTCGACCATGAACCGGGCCCATTCGGCGACGCCCTCGCGGACCTTCTCGTCCCGCTCCTGAATCTTTCCTTCCCTGTCGAGGCGTTTCGCTATTTTCAACTGGGGGCGGCGGTATATCAGGTATCCGCAAATTCTGAAAAAGGCTATCAGTGTCTTAAACATAGTATGAGTCTCCGTAAAAAAATACTACCAGAAAATCAGGAAAGGCGAAACAGGGCGAGCGTCGAATCGAAGGGAAGCGTCCTGCTCCCGAGCATTCCGCCGAGCAGACTTCCCGCAGATGTCGAGGAATCGCCTTTCGCGTAGCCTTCAAGCGCAGAAACGAACAGGGGCTCGAGCGACGGCGTCCGGTACAAAAGGCGGGAAAAGAGAACGAGAGTCGTGGACGAGCGGAAGGCATAGCGCTTGACCGGGTAGATCACGCCGCCGCGAACGCCGAGAACGGGAGACGGAAGCGTGTGCACCGCGAGCCGCCCGGAATCGACGAGGGCGAAATGTTCGCCGCCGGCGTGGGCGCAGGAAAAGAAATCATCTCCGCGGGAAAAGCGGAACGCGCTCAGGGAAAGCGAGTTTTCCGGAAGATCGGGAAAATCGGAACAAAGGGTTTCGTTCAAGGAAGCGAGCAATGCGTCCGGACCCGTTCCCGCGTCCAGTCCGCGGCCGGCAAGGAGCAGGGATTCGCGGATTTTCGCGCCGTGGAAGGTGCCCTCCACGCCCGTGACGGATAGAGAGCCGAAACAGAGAAACAGGGCGCCGTCTACAGCCTGAAAGGACAGAATGAGGTCTCCGCCGCAGTCGAGCGTTCCGCCGGCAAAAGCGGTTCCGATGTCGATTCGCCCCCAGTCGCCGGGAAGCTTTTCGTTCAAGAGGAGTTCATGGTGAAGCCGGCGCGTCCACGTAAAGTCGGTCTCCAGCCGGCGGAAATACTCGTCATGCTCCCTGCGCAGGCGGGTCAAAGCGACTACGCGCTCCAGCTCGGCGCGGAGAATATCCCGGTTCCACGGTTTTTGCAGGAAAGAGACAATCCCTGCCTTTATGCAGTCCTTTATCTCGTCCATATCGGAAAATCCCGTCAAACGGATGGTTCCGAGAGCCGGCCACCGCCGCGCAATCTCTAACAGCAGCTCCGACCCCTTTCTCTGGGGCATTTTCAGATCGGAGACGACCGCCTGGCAGGTGTCGTGGTCGGCGTTGAGAATCTCCAACGCCTGATTCGCGCTTCCGGCGCTCCGGAAGGCGAGACCGCGCTCCTCAAGCCAATCTTCGAGCTCGCGCTCAAGAGACAGCAGGATCTTGTCTTCGTCGTCGACAAACAGAATATAGTTGCTCACAGCTCCTCCTCGACCGGAAGCGAGTCCCGGGGTTGCTCCATCGGTATGCGGATGATAAAGCGTGCCCCGCCTTCCGGCGAATTCTCCGCGCTCAACACGCCCGTATGTTTTTTAACGATTCTGTCGTAGGATACGCTCAAACCCAGTCCTGTTCCCTGCCCGATCGGCTTGGTCGTGAAAAACGGATCGAACAGTTTTCGCATATGCTCTTCCGGTATTCCGGGACCGTCGTCGCTGATGATTATTACCGCGTCGTTTCCCTCGCGGCGGGTTTCTATGCGAATCGCTCCAAGTTCCGTTCTCCCCTGCCCCTGTATCGCCTGCGCCGCGTTCACGATGATGTTCATGAACACCTGATTCAGCAGATCTCCGTAGGCCTCGACCGGAGAGTTCAGCTTGAAATCGGTCGTCGCTTCGGCGACGTATTTCCAGCTGTTCCGGGACACGTTCAGGGTATCCTCCAGGAGCTTTTCGACGAACACCTGAGACAGTTCCCCGCG
Encoded proteins:
- a CDS encoding sensor histidine kinase, yielding MKDFSRTESRGELSQVFVEKLLEDTLNVSRNSWKYVAEATTDFKLNSPVEAYGDLLNQVFMNIIVNAAQAIQGQGRTELGAIRIETRREGNDAVIIISDDGPGIPEEHMRKLFDPFFTTKPIGQGTGLGLSVSYDRIVKKHTGVLSAENSPEGGARFIIRIPMEQPRDSLPVEEEL
- a CDS encoding lysophospholipid acyltransferase family protein — protein: MFKTLIAFFRICGYLIYRRPQLKIAKRLDREGKIQERDEKVREGVAEWARFMVELSGSTVEVIGEEHIPRDTAVVFIGNHQGYFDIPILLGYVNKTKAFISKIEILKVPLLSDWMKLMQCTFLDRKDMRQSVRAMGEAIETVKRGYSLVIFPEGTRSRGGPVGDFKAGSLKLALKAGVPIIPVTIDGSWRIFEATGKFAKTHVRVTLHPAIPTAGLSREEAAALPEQVRSVVVSALPPAVE
- a CDS encoding response regulator gives rise to the protein MSNYILFVDDEDKILLSLERELEDWLEERGLAFRSAGSANQALEILNADHDTCQAVVSDLKMPQRKGSELLLEIARRWPALGTIRLTGFSDMDEIKDCIKAGIVSFLQKPWNRDILRAELERVVALTRLRREHDEYFRRLETDFTWTRRLHHELLLNEKLPGDWGRIDIGTAFAGGTLDCGGDLILSFQAVDGALFLCFGSLSVTGVEGTFHGAKIRESLLLAGRGLDAGTGPDALLASLNETLCSDFPDLPENSLSLSAFRFSRGDDFFSCAHAGGEHFALVDSGRLAVHTLPSPVLGVRGGVIYPVKRYAFRSSTTLVLFSRLLYRTPSLEPLFVSALEGYAKGDSSTSAGSLLGGMLGSRTLPFDSTLALFRLS